From the Anguilla anguilla isolate fAngAng1 chromosome 6, fAngAng1.pri, whole genome shotgun sequence genome, one window contains:
- the gpr160 gene encoding probable G-protein coupled receptor 160: MDKSIPSLLLILGVKCLLNWTVVLSLWRHMGRSFLGTFCVSLSLADTLLGLALSAIYGLKDFRLLGLRFTQHHICLLIQIACFTYSLLHWPLFILAGLDHYWTQRLCPHLLHWSRRLAYALGVCVVWTLALLYVFLASDSHPDLEEDFHLLLHSCLMSGSPQTTQVSTVLLLALGCTFLYCYPELRTAASAGRGGARPVPSVFRTGRPLSRHVLWLTAKRFLSMWAPFIVFQSAVLLLRVEIPAYLDMNVPWLCFLNSFLIGAVSWNRFRNFNLGKSPVSVDGFCDWDFGSISAEVNGEMA, encoded by the coding sequence ATGGACAAGTCCATCCCCTCTCTACTGCTGATTCTGGGCGTTAAATGCTTGCTAAACTGGACTGTGGTGCTGAGCCTGTGGCGCCACATGGGCCGGAGCTTCCTGGGGACGTTCTGCGTCTCGCTGTCGCTGGCCGACACGCTCCTGGGACTCGCCCTTTCCGCCATCTACGGCCTGAAGGACTTCCGTCTCCTGGGCCTGAGGTTCACCCAGCACCACATCTGCCTGCTGATCCAGATAGCTTGCTTCACTTACAGCCTGCTGCACTGGCCCCTCTTCATCCTCGCCGGACTGGACCACTACTGGACCCAGCGGCTCTGCCCTCACCTCCTGCACTGGTCCCGCAGGCTGGCCTACGCCCTGGGGGTATGTGTGGTCTGGACCCTGGCCCTCCTCTATGTCTTTTTGGCTTCTGATTCCCACCCCGACTTGGAGGAGGACTTTCACCTCCTGCTCCACTCGTGCCTAATGTCCGGCAGCCCCCAGACCACGCAGGTGTCTACGGTGCTCCTACTGGCTTTGGGCTGCACCTTCCTCTACTGCTACCCAGAGCTGAGAACCGCAGCCAGCGCAGGGAGAGGCGGGGCCAGGCCGGTCCCAAGCGTGTTCCGGACAGGCAGGCCGCTGAGTAGGCACGTCCTGTGGCTGACCGCAAAGCGGTTCCTCAGCATGTGGGCGCCCTTCATAGTTTTTCAGTCGGCCGTCCTGCTTCTTCGCGTGGAGATCCCCGCGTACCTGGACATGAACGTCCCTTGGCTCTGCTTTCTCAACAGCTTCCTGATCGGCGCGGTCTCCTGGAATCGCTTCCGAAACTTTAATCTCGGGAAGAGCCCCGTGTCCGTGGACGGCTTCTGCGATTGGGATTTCGGTTCCATTTCTGCAGAGGTGAATGGTGAGATGGCCTGA
- the nadkb gene encoding NAD kinase b isoform X1: protein MSELAGVARATAGVILKSSACRMEGLEEMEVRPTPKHTEADACLTEAERPPKRRERQGKSPRKRRDVKRRPNDQEHLLQQQLPGQPEHSESAASTMESAESSPKRWDRCRRGHFLHGPYPETHFGPKACILPNPTSVMHIQDPASQRLTWNKPPVNVLVIRKIRDETLLEPFKELCRFLIQEKQLVVYVEKKAVEEAALLKDEGFSSIRSQLCTFKEGYDDISDCVDLIICLGGDGTLLYASSLFQASVPPVMAFHLGSLGFLTPFKFESYKTEVAKVFEGNAAITLRSRLKVKVVKEMFQRTGVPRYGEENGVCQSHQDSEAGKVTLQLQVLNEVVVDRGPSSYLSNVDLYLDGRLITSVQGDGVIVSTPTGSTAYAAAAGASMIHPNVPAIMVTPICPHSLSFRPIVVPAGVELMITLSPDARNTAWVSFDGRKRQEIQHGDSIKITTSCYPVPSICCHDLVYDWFESLAECLHWNVRKKQTRLMDVTDSSDAES from the exons ATGAGTGAGCTAGCTGGTGTTGCAAGAGCGACCGCgggtgtcattttaaaaag TTCAGCCTGCAGGATGGAAGGTTTAGAGGAGATGGAGGTGCGGCCTACCCCgaaacacacagaggcagatGCCTGCCTGACTGAGGCAGAGCGCCCCCCCAAGAGGAGGGAACGCCAAGGGAAGTCGCCTAGGAAACGTCGGGACGTAAAGAGGCGGCCAAATGATCAAGAACACCTGCTTCAGCAGCAGTTACCAGGGCAACCGGAACACTCAGAATCTGCGGCCTCGACAATGGAAAGTGCAGAGAGCTCTCCAAAGAGATGGGACAGGTGCAG GCGAGGACACTTTCTACATGGACCATATCCAGAAACTCATTTTGGACCCAAAGCCTGCATTCTTCCGAACCCAACCTCAGTCAT GCACATCCAGGACCCGGCCAGCCAGCGCCTGACCTGGAACAAGCCACCGGTCAATGTGCTGGTGATCAGGAAGATCCGTGATGAGACCCTGCTGGAGCCCTTTAAAGAGCTCTGCAGGTTTCTGATCCAG GAGAAGCAGCTGGTGGTCTATGTGGAGAAGAAGGCGGTGGAGGAAGCGGCCCTCTTGAAGGACGAGGGTTTCAGTTCCATCCGGAGCCAGCTGTGCACGTTCAAAGAAG GTTACGATGACATCTCGGACTGCGTCGACCTCATAATCTGCCTCGGGGGGGACGGAACCCTGCTGTACGCCTCCTCGCTGTTCCAG GCCAGCGTCCCTCCCGTCATGGCGTTCCACCTCGGCTCCCTGGGCTTCCTGACGCCGTTCAAGTTCGAGTCCTACAAGACGGAGGTGGCCAAAGTTTTCGAAG GGAACGCGGCCATAACGCTGCGCAGCCGCTTGAAAGTGAAAGTGGTGAAGGAGATGTTCCAGAGGACGGGGGTGCCGCGCTACGGAGAGGAGAACGGCGTCTGTCAGAGCCACCAGGACAGCGAGGCGGGCAAGGTCacgctgcagctgcag GTGCTGAATGAGGTGGTGGTGGACAGAGGCCCTTCTTCCTACCTGTCCAATGTTGACCTTTACCTGGACGGCCGGTTGATCACCTCCGTGCAGGGGGACG GTGTGATAGTGTCCACTCCCACGGGTAGCACTGCTTACGCCGCGGCTGCCGGAGCCTCCATGATCCACCCCAACGTCCCCGCCATCATGGTGACCCCCATCTGCCCGCACTCTCTATCCTTCCGACCCATCGTGGTGCCCGCCGGTGTGGAGCTCATG ATAACACTGTCCCCAGATGCACGGAACACGGCGTGGGTGTCTTTTGatgggagaaagagacaggagaTCCAGCATGGTGACAG TATTAAAATCACCACATCCTGCTATCCGGTGCCTTCCATCTGTTGCCACGACCTGGTGTATGACTGGTTCGAGAGCCTGGCCGAGTGTCTCCACTGGAACGTCCGCAAGAAGCAGACGCGCCTGATGGACGTAACCGACTCGTCCGATGCTGAGAgctga
- the nadkb gene encoding NAD kinase b isoform X2 produces MSELAGVARATAGVILKSSACRMEGLEEMEVRPTPKHTEADACLTEAERPPKRRERQGKSPRKRRDVKRRPNDQEHLLQQQLPGQPEHSESAASTMESAESSPKRWDRRGHFLHGPYPETHFGPKACILPNPTSVMHIQDPASQRLTWNKPPVNVLVIRKIRDETLLEPFKELCRFLIQEKQLVVYVEKKAVEEAALLKDEGFSSIRSQLCTFKEGYDDISDCVDLIICLGGDGTLLYASSLFQASVPPVMAFHLGSLGFLTPFKFESYKTEVAKVFEGNAAITLRSRLKVKVVKEMFQRTGVPRYGEENGVCQSHQDSEAGKVTLQLQVLNEVVVDRGPSSYLSNVDLYLDGRLITSVQGDGVIVSTPTGSTAYAAAAGASMIHPNVPAIMVTPICPHSLSFRPIVVPAGVELMITLSPDARNTAWVSFDGRKRQEIQHGDSIKITTSCYPVPSICCHDLVYDWFESLAECLHWNVRKKQTRLMDVTDSSDAES; encoded by the exons ATGAGTGAGCTAGCTGGTGTTGCAAGAGCGACCGCgggtgtcattttaaaaag TTCAGCCTGCAGGATGGAAGGTTTAGAGGAGATGGAGGTGCGGCCTACCCCgaaacacacagaggcagatGCCTGCCTGACTGAGGCAGAGCGCCCCCCCAAGAGGAGGGAACGCCAAGGGAAGTCGCCTAGGAAACGTCGGGACGTAAAGAGGCGGCCAAATGATCAAGAACACCTGCTTCAGCAGCAGTTACCAGGGCAACCGGAACACTCAGAATCTGCGGCCTCGACAATGGAAAGTGCAGAGAGCTCTCCAAAGAGATGGGACAG GCGAGGACACTTTCTACATGGACCATATCCAGAAACTCATTTTGGACCCAAAGCCTGCATTCTTCCGAACCCAACCTCAGTCAT GCACATCCAGGACCCGGCCAGCCAGCGCCTGACCTGGAACAAGCCACCGGTCAATGTGCTGGTGATCAGGAAGATCCGTGATGAGACCCTGCTGGAGCCCTTTAAAGAGCTCTGCAGGTTTCTGATCCAG GAGAAGCAGCTGGTGGTCTATGTGGAGAAGAAGGCGGTGGAGGAAGCGGCCCTCTTGAAGGACGAGGGTTTCAGTTCCATCCGGAGCCAGCTGTGCACGTTCAAAGAAG GTTACGATGACATCTCGGACTGCGTCGACCTCATAATCTGCCTCGGGGGGGACGGAACCCTGCTGTACGCCTCCTCGCTGTTCCAG GCCAGCGTCCCTCCCGTCATGGCGTTCCACCTCGGCTCCCTGGGCTTCCTGACGCCGTTCAAGTTCGAGTCCTACAAGACGGAGGTGGCCAAAGTTTTCGAAG GGAACGCGGCCATAACGCTGCGCAGCCGCTTGAAAGTGAAAGTGGTGAAGGAGATGTTCCAGAGGACGGGGGTGCCGCGCTACGGAGAGGAGAACGGCGTCTGTCAGAGCCACCAGGACAGCGAGGCGGGCAAGGTCacgctgcagctgcag GTGCTGAATGAGGTGGTGGTGGACAGAGGCCCTTCTTCCTACCTGTCCAATGTTGACCTTTACCTGGACGGCCGGTTGATCACCTCCGTGCAGGGGGACG GTGTGATAGTGTCCACTCCCACGGGTAGCACTGCTTACGCCGCGGCTGCCGGAGCCTCCATGATCCACCCCAACGTCCCCGCCATCATGGTGACCCCCATCTGCCCGCACTCTCTATCCTTCCGACCCATCGTGGTGCCCGCCGGTGTGGAGCTCATG ATAACACTGTCCCCAGATGCACGGAACACGGCGTGGGTGTCTTTTGatgggagaaagagacaggagaTCCAGCATGGTGACAG TATTAAAATCACCACATCCTGCTATCCGGTGCCTTCCATCTGTTGCCACGACCTGGTGTATGACTGGTTCGAGAGCCTGGCCGAGTGTCTCCACTGGAACGTCCGCAAGAAGCAGACGCGCCTGATGGACGTAACCGACTCGTCCGATGCTGAGAgctga
- the nadkb gene encoding NAD kinase b isoform X3: MPVLYPSKGEWKNWHIQDPASQRLTWNKPPVNVLVIRKIRDETLLEPFKELCRFLIQEKQLVVYVEKKAVEEAALLKDEGFSSIRSQLCTFKEGYDDISDCVDLIICLGGDGTLLYASSLFQASVPPVMAFHLGSLGFLTPFKFESYKTEVAKVFEGNAAITLRSRLKVKVVKEMFQRTGVPRYGEENGVCQSHQDSEAGKVTLQLQVLNEVVVDRGPSSYLSNVDLYLDGRLITSVQGDGVIVSTPTGSTAYAAAAGASMIHPNVPAIMVTPICPHSLSFRPIVVPAGVELMITLSPDARNTAWVSFDGRKRQEIQHGDSIKITTSCYPVPSICCHDLVYDWFESLAECLHWNVRKKQTRLMDVTDSSDAES, encoded by the exons ATGCCTGTCCTCTATCCGTCCAAGGGGGAATGGAAAAACTG GCACATCCAGGACCCGGCCAGCCAGCGCCTGACCTGGAACAAGCCACCGGTCAATGTGCTGGTGATCAGGAAGATCCGTGATGAGACCCTGCTGGAGCCCTTTAAAGAGCTCTGCAGGTTTCTGATCCAG GAGAAGCAGCTGGTGGTCTATGTGGAGAAGAAGGCGGTGGAGGAAGCGGCCCTCTTGAAGGACGAGGGTTTCAGTTCCATCCGGAGCCAGCTGTGCACGTTCAAAGAAG GTTACGATGACATCTCGGACTGCGTCGACCTCATAATCTGCCTCGGGGGGGACGGAACCCTGCTGTACGCCTCCTCGCTGTTCCAG GCCAGCGTCCCTCCCGTCATGGCGTTCCACCTCGGCTCCCTGGGCTTCCTGACGCCGTTCAAGTTCGAGTCCTACAAGACGGAGGTGGCCAAAGTTTTCGAAG GGAACGCGGCCATAACGCTGCGCAGCCGCTTGAAAGTGAAAGTGGTGAAGGAGATGTTCCAGAGGACGGGGGTGCCGCGCTACGGAGAGGAGAACGGCGTCTGTCAGAGCCACCAGGACAGCGAGGCGGGCAAGGTCacgctgcagctgcag GTGCTGAATGAGGTGGTGGTGGACAGAGGCCCTTCTTCCTACCTGTCCAATGTTGACCTTTACCTGGACGGCCGGTTGATCACCTCCGTGCAGGGGGACG GTGTGATAGTGTCCACTCCCACGGGTAGCACTGCTTACGCCGCGGCTGCCGGAGCCTCCATGATCCACCCCAACGTCCCCGCCATCATGGTGACCCCCATCTGCCCGCACTCTCTATCCTTCCGACCCATCGTGGTGCCCGCCGGTGTGGAGCTCATG ATAACACTGTCCCCAGATGCACGGAACACGGCGTGGGTGTCTTTTGatgggagaaagagacaggagaTCCAGCATGGTGACAG TATTAAAATCACCACATCCTGCTATCCGGTGCCTTCCATCTGTTGCCACGACCTGGTGTATGACTGGTTCGAGAGCCTGGCCGAGTGTCTCCACTGGAACGTCCGCAAGAAGCAGACGCGCCTGATGGACGTAACCGACTCGTCCGATGCTGAGAgctga